Proteins co-encoded in one Arachis stenosperma cultivar V10309 chromosome 7, arast.V10309.gnm1.PFL2, whole genome shotgun sequence genomic window:
- the LOC130941763 gene encoding tobamovirus multiplication protein 2B, whose translation MERRQQNPISNDRRGRLWRSMSTAGSASAGSGTREAPAKAMVTEQISQAVQSSANLLHLMQNSSPAQAKLTKLPKNLMAKVSTMKNTEQILEQLPRVISSLDAYMDNGLQNMAHLKTVVLLMENMQSSQLSSLSNALPSQKELEQRSQTEGPG comes from the exons ATGGAACGACGGCAACAGAATCCAATCAGTAACGACAGAAGAGGGCGGTTGTGGCGATCGATGTCGACGGCGGGATCAGCCTCCGCCGGCAGTGGCACAAGAGAGGCTCCGGCAAAGGCTATGGTGACGGAGCAGATCTCTCAGGCGGTTCAATCCTCCGCCAACCTCCTCCACCTGATGCAGAACTCTTCTCCGGCTCAG GCCAAACTCACTAAACTTCCCAAGAACCTTATGGCAAAGGTTTCTACTATGAAGAATACAGAGCAG ATTTTAGAGCAACTTCCTCGGGTGATATCATCTTTGGATGCATATATGGATAATGGATTGCAAAA CATGGCACATTTGAAGACTGTGGTTCTGTTAATGGAAAACATGCAAAGCAGCCAGCTTAGTTCACTCTCCAACGCTCTTCCTTCCCAGAAG GAACTTGAACAACGAAGCCAAACTGAAGGGCCAGGTTAA